From Cygnus atratus isolate AKBS03 ecotype Queensland, Australia chromosome 1, CAtr_DNAZoo_HiC_assembly, whole genome shotgun sequence, the proteins below share one genomic window:
- the ASB11 gene encoding ankyrin repeat and SOCS box protein 11 isoform X1, giving the protein MEGSSILHAFTNIYFAIFALFCFKLLIKISLALLTHFYIVKGNRKEAARIAEEIYGIVPGSWADRSPLHDAAFQGRLLSLKTLIAQGFNVNLVTTDRVSALHEACLGGHVACAKLLLENGAQVNAATIDGITPLFNACCSGSVACVNMLLEFGAKPQLGNHLASPIHEAVKRGHRECMEVLLAHEVDIDQEDLQHGTPLYVACTYQRTDCVKKLLELGANVNAGKRLDSPLHAAATKSSVEIVVLLADYGANLKGRNADFKCALDLAVPNSKIEQALLLREGPASLAQLCRLCIRKHLGRSCLYAVPKLHLPEPLENFVLYR; this is encoded by the exons ATGGAGGGCAGTTCTATACTCCATGCTTTcactaacatttattttgccatttttgctttgttttgcttcaagCTTTTAATTAAGATTTCCTTGGCTCTGCTGACCCATTTCTATATTGTTAAAGGCAACAGAAAAGAGGCTGCCAGGATAGCAGAAGAGATCTATGGAATAGTCCCAG gCAGCTGGGCAGACAGATCCCCTCTGCATGATGCTGCCTTCCAAGGACGCCTCCTGTCTTTGAAAACCTTGATTGCACAG GGTTTCAATGTGAACCTGGTGACGACAGATCGGGTCTCGGCTCTCCACGAAGCCTGCCTGGGTGGCCATGTGGCctgtgcaaagctgctgctggagaacgGTGCTCAG GTCAACGCAGCCACTATTGATGGGATCACTCCTCTGTTTAATGCCTGCTGCAGTGGCAGCGTGGCTTGTGTCAACATGCTGCTTGAATTTGGAGCCAAGCCACAGCTCGGGAACCACCTTGCTTCACCCATTCACGAGGCAGTCAAGAGAG GTCACCGAGAGTGCATGGAGGTCCTTCTGGCCCACGAGGTTGACATTGACCAAGAAGACCTGCAGCACGGGACCCCGCTCTACGTGGCTTGCACGTACCAGAGGACAGACTGTGTCAAGAAGCTGCTGGAGCTCG GAGCCAACGTGAATGCGGGGAAGCGATTAGACTCCCCTCTCCATGCGGCGGCAACAAAATCCAGCGTGGAGATAGTTGTCTTGCTGGCAGACTATGGTGCTAACCTGAAAGgcagaaatgcagatttcaAATGTGCCCTGGACCTTGCTGTACCCAACAGCAAAATAGAGCAGGCACTCCTACTTCGGGAAG gtcCTGCCAGCCTTGCCCAGCTGTGCCGGTTGTGTATCAGAAAACATCTGGGTCGGTCGTGCCTATATGCAGTCCCTAAGCTGCACCTGCCTGAGCCACTTGAGAACTTTGTTCTATACCGATAA
- the ASB11 gene encoding ankyrin repeat and SOCS box protein 11 isoform X2, with product MEGSSILHAFTNIYFAIFALFCFKLLIKISLALLTHFYIVKGNRKEAARIAEEIYGIVPGSWADRSPLHDAAFQGRLLSLKTLIAQACLGGHVACAKLLLENGAQVNAATIDGITPLFNACCSGSVACVNMLLEFGAKPQLGNHLASPIHEAVKRGHRECMEVLLAHEVDIDQEDLQHGTPLYVACTYQRTDCVKKLLELGANVNAGKRLDSPLHAAATKSSVEIVVLLADYGANLKGRNADFKCALDLAVPNSKIEQALLLREGPASLAQLCRLCIRKHLGRSCLYAVPKLHLPEPLENFVLYR from the exons ATGGAGGGCAGTTCTATACTCCATGCTTTcactaacatttattttgccatttttgctttgttttgcttcaagCTTTTAATTAAGATTTCCTTGGCTCTGCTGACCCATTTCTATATTGTTAAAGGCAACAGAAAAGAGGCTGCCAGGATAGCAGAAGAGATCTATGGAATAGTCCCAG gCAGCTGGGCAGACAGATCCCCTCTGCATGATGCTGCCTTCCAAGGACGCCTCCTGTCTTTGAAAACCTTGATTGCACAG G CCTGCCTGGGTGGCCATGTGGCctgtgcaaagctgctgctggagaacgGTGCTCAG GTCAACGCAGCCACTATTGATGGGATCACTCCTCTGTTTAATGCCTGCTGCAGTGGCAGCGTGGCTTGTGTCAACATGCTGCTTGAATTTGGAGCCAAGCCACAGCTCGGGAACCACCTTGCTTCACCCATTCACGAGGCAGTCAAGAGAG GTCACCGAGAGTGCATGGAGGTCCTTCTGGCCCACGAGGTTGACATTGACCAAGAAGACCTGCAGCACGGGACCCCGCTCTACGTGGCTTGCACGTACCAGAGGACAGACTGTGTCAAGAAGCTGCTGGAGCTCG GAGCCAACGTGAATGCGGGGAAGCGATTAGACTCCCCTCTCCATGCGGCGGCAACAAAATCCAGCGTGGAGATAGTTGTCTTGCTGGCAGACTATGGTGCTAACCTGAAAGgcagaaatgcagatttcaAATGTGCCCTGGACCTTGCTGTACCCAACAGCAAAATAGAGCAGGCACTCCTACTTCGGGAAG gtcCTGCCAGCCTTGCCCAGCTGTGCCGGTTGTGTATCAGAAAACATCTGGGTCGGTCGTGCCTATATGCAGTCCCTAAGCTGCACCTGCCTGAGCCACTTGAGAACTTTGTTCTATACCGATAA